A portion of the Aquicoccus sp. G2-2 genome contains these proteins:
- the mtgA gene encoding monofunctional biosynthetic peptidoglycan transglycosylase — protein sequence MRRRPLAWLRRWAIRLVLLVIVLVVGLVAAHSVINPGKTPYMRIEARRLGGIDNIWTPMNAIAPVMARSVVAAEDANFCLHWGFDVDAIRLALEEGGGRGASTISQQVVKNMYLWQGRSWPRKALEAILTPLVEAFWTKRRIIEVYLNIAEFDKGIFGVDAAAEHYFGVSPAELTPLQAARLAAVLPNPKARSASQPSKRTARRARTIVDGAETIRRDGRAACFED from the coding sequence GTGCGGCGGCGACCATTGGCGTGGCTGCGACGCTGGGCGATACGGCTGGTGCTTCTGGTGATCGTTCTGGTGGTGGGGCTGGTCGCGGCGCATTCGGTGATCAATCCCGGCAAGACGCCCTATATGCGAATCGAAGCCCGGCGGTTGGGCGGGATTGATAATATCTGGACCCCGATGAATGCGATTGCGCCGGTGATGGCGCGCTCGGTCGTTGCGGCGGAAGACGCGAATTTCTGCCTGCATTGGGGGTTTGATGTTGATGCAATTCGGCTGGCGCTGGAGGAAGGCGGCGGTCGTGGGGCGTCAACGATCAGTCAGCAGGTCGTCAAGAATATGTATCTCTGGCAAGGGCGAAGTTGGCCACGCAAGGCGTTGGAGGCGATCCTGACACCGCTTGTCGAGGCATTCTGGACCAAGCGGCGGATCATCGAAGTTTACCTTAACATCGCCGAGTTCGACAAAGGCATCTTCGGGGTGGATGCGGCGGCAGAGCATTATTTCGGCGTTTCACCGGCGGAGTTGACCCCGTTGCAGGCGGCGCGGTTGGCGGCGGTTTTGCCCAATCCGAAGGCGCGCTCGGCCTCTCAGCCGTCAAAACGCACTGCCCGAAGGGCGCGCACGATCGTCGATGGGGCAGAAACAATCCGCCGGGATGGGCGCGCGGCGTGTTTCGAGGATTGA
- the hrcA gene encoding heat-inducible transcriptional repressor HrcA, producing the protein MTDTAKTLAEMNDRSREVFRRVVESYLETGDPVGSRTLTRSLSEQVSAATVRNVMQDLEFMGLLGSPHVSAGRIPTQAGLRMFVDGLLEVSDLQGDDRQKIDETLGSNSGNVTSMLDRVGKALSGVTHGASLVLAPKHEAPIKHIEFVHLGHDRALVVLVFADGHVENRIFVPPPGQTPSSMREAANFLNSLAEGHTLSDLTTVIRREIAARRQEIDTLAQDLVESGLALWEGQGEKHERLIVRGRSNLLEDGAEEDGLDLIRTLFDDLERKRDIAEFLELAEEGDGVRIFIGSENKLFSLSGSSLVVSPYMNSDRKIIGAVGVIGPTRLNYGRIVPIVDYTAQLIGRMISDRS; encoded by the coding sequence ATGACTGATACCGCCAAGACTCTTGCAGAAATGAATGATCGGTCCCGCGAGGTTTTCCGGCGGGTTGTTGAAAGCTATCTTGAAACCGGTGATCCCGTCGGCTCCCGAACGCTGACGCGGAGCCTGTCAGAGCAGGTTTCCGCTGCGACGGTCCGCAACGTGATGCAGGACCTCGAATTTATGGGGCTGCTCGGGTCGCCGCACGTTTCCGCCGGGCGCATCCCAACTCAGGCAGGCTTGCGGATGTTTGTTGATGGGCTTCTGGAAGTCAGCGATCTGCAAGGTGACGACCGACAGAAAATCGACGAAACGCTTGGCTCAAATTCCGGCAACGTCACCTCCATGCTTGACCGCGTCGGAAAGGCGCTGTCCGGTGTTACCCATGGTGCGTCTCTGGTGTTGGCGCCAAAACATGAAGCGCCGATAAAGCATATCGAGTTTGTCCATCTGGGCCACGACCGCGCGCTCGTTGTTCTCGTCTTTGCCGATGGTCACGTCGAAAATCGGATTTTCGTGCCCCCGCCGGGCCAAACGCCCAGCTCGATGCGCGAAGCGGCAAATTTTCTCAATTCATTGGCTGAAGGTCACACACTCTCCGACCTGACAACGGTAATCCGCCGCGAAATTGCCGCGCGCCGACAAGAGATCGACACACTCGCTCAGGATCTCGTGGAAAGCGGCTTGGCACTTTGGGAAGGGCAGGGCGAAAAGCACGAGCGTCTGATCGTGCGCGGGCGCTCGAATCTTCTCGAAGATGGCGCGGAAGAAGACGGGCTTGATCTCATCCGCACCCTGTTCGATGACCTTGAGCGCAAGCGCGATATTGCTGAATTTCTCGAACTGGCGGAAGAAGGCGACGGCGTGCGGATTTTTATTGGCTCGGAGAACAAACTTTTCTCACTTTCGGGTAGCTCTTTGGTGGTGTCTCCCTATATGAACTCTGACCGAAAGATCATTGGCGCAGTCGGTGTAATCGGGCCTACACGGCTTAATTACGGGCGGATTGTTCCGATCGTGGATTATACCGCGCAGTTGATTGGCCGGATGATCTCCGACCGAAGTTAG
- a CDS encoding nucleotide exchange factor GrpE, which produces MAEPKEEEFLDDISDAEAEELAEELAEISGEEAEFDAIRAERDELKDKFMRALADAENARKRGDKMRREAEQYGGSKLARDMLPVYDNMKRALEAASDEQREVSQALIEGVELTMRELLNVFGKHGIIVVSPQVGDKFNPQLHEAMFEAPVPGTNAGDIIQVSAEGFMLHDRLLRPAQVGVSSTPKS; this is translated from the coding sequence ATGGCAGAGCCGAAAGAAGAAGAGTTTCTCGACGATATTTCCGACGCAGAGGCCGAAGAACTGGCCGAAGAGCTGGCAGAGATTTCTGGCGAAGAAGCTGAATTTGATGCGATTCGCGCAGAGCGTGATGAGCTGAAAGACAAATTCATGCGTGCGCTGGCCGATGCAGAAAATGCGCGCAAGCGTGGCGATAAAATGCGCCGCGAGGCCGAACAATATGGCGGTTCAAAGCTCGCTCGCGATATGCTCCCGGTCTACGATAATATGAAGCGCGCACTTGAGGCGGCCTCGGATGAACAGCGCGAGGTTTCGCAGGCGCTTATCGAAGGGGTGGAGCTGACCATGCGCGAATTGCTCAACGTTTTTGGCAAGCACGGCATTATCGTCGTTTCGCCGCAAGTCGGCGACAAGTTCAACCCGCAATTGCATGAAGCCATGTTCGAAGCGCCCGTTCCGGGCACCAATGCAGGCGACATCATTCAGGTGTCCGCCGAAGGTTTCATGCTGCATGACCGTCTTTTGCGGCCTGCGCAGGTTGGCGTTTCGTCTACCCCGAAATCCTGA
- a CDS encoding hydantoinase/oxoprolinase family protein, with protein MSLALGVDTGGTYTDAVLIRDESEVVASAKALTTRHDLAIGIGKAVRAVLDRSGVRGEEVGLAALSTTLATNALVEGQGGRVALVYIGFPAQDMAKHGLIEALKGDPVLLLAGGHDHAGQETVPLDEVALSAWLETVSGISAFAVAARFATRNPAHEKAAAEIIRRKTGRPVSSSHHLSAKLNGPKRALTALLNARLIGMIDRLITRAEDALGDLGVSAPLMVVRGDGALINAEMAKRRPIETILSGPAASIVGAGWLTDARNALVSDIGGTTTDVALLCDGRPKIDPEGARVGNFRTMVEAVAMRTTGLGGDSEVHVETEGLEARVFLGPRRLIPVSLLAAEAEEAVLPVLEAQLRRDTISEYDGRFVRAVSGVDAEGLPERDALVFARIDGVQPVGNVLRTRIEGHSLRRLQDRGLVQISGITPTDASHVLGQQTGWNAEAARIALAQMARRQTGAGERLAGSPEELAQMIVDQLTHQTGVALLETAFAEEGTPFEGAPERLARNELVQRGLGPHRGLVRIETGLNTPVVGLGASAANYYPAVGQRLGCEMILPEHGGVANAVGAVVGRVTMRMSGSVTSPSEGLYRLHGEDGPEDFNDPKKALDALEADLRQRAEAAARAAGAVDLQVQALHDVRQSRVEGRAIFVEAMITVEASGRPRIAAEAGRGNPGQ; from the coding sequence ATGAGTCTAGCATTGGGCGTCGATACCGGCGGGACATATACCGACGCGGTTTTGATCCGCGACGAGAGCGAGGTCGTCGCCAGCGCCAAGGCGCTGACCACGCGGCACGATTTGGCGATTGGCATAGGTAAGGCGGTGCGCGCGGTGCTTGATCGCTCCGGCGTTCGGGGCGAGGAGGTCGGGCTTGCCGCGCTGTCGACAACGCTGGCCACCAATGCGCTGGTCGAAGGGCAAGGCGGGCGAGTGGCGCTGGTTTATATCGGATTTCCGGCGCAGGACATGGCAAAACACGGGCTGATCGAGGCGTTGAAGGGTGATCCGGTCCTGCTGCTTGCGGGCGGACATGATCATGCGGGGCAAGAAACCGTGCCATTGGACGAAGTGGCGCTTTCAGCTTGGTTAGAGACTGTTTCTGGCATTTCCGCATTTGCCGTCGCAGCCCGGTTTGCCACCCGCAACCCGGCGCATGAGAAAGCGGCCGCAGAGATCATACGGCGCAAGACGGGGCGGCCAGTTTCCAGCTCACACCACCTTTCGGCCAAACTGAACGGGCCCAAGCGCGCGTTAACGGCGCTTTTGAATGCACGGCTGATCGGCATGATTGACCGGCTGATTACCCGCGCTGAAGATGCGCTTGGAGACCTCGGGGTTTCGGCCCCGTTAATGGTGGTGCGTGGTGACGGTGCGTTGATCAATGCGGAGATGGCAAAGCGACGCCCAATCGAGACGATTTTGAGCGGACCGGCCGCGTCGATTGTGGGCGCGGGGTGGCTGACGGATGCGCGTAATGCTTTGGTGTCGGACATTGGCGGAACGACAACCGATGTTGCCTTGTTGTGCGATGGGCGCCCAAAGATTGATCCGGAGGGCGCGCGGGTTGGCAATTTTCGCACCATGGTGGAAGCAGTCGCGATGCGCACCACCGGGTTGGGTGGCGATAGCGAAGTGCATGTTGAGACCGAAGGATTGGAAGCCCGCGTATTCCTTGGGCCACGGCGCCTGATTCCGGTATCCCTTCTTGCAGCAGAGGCGGAAGAGGCGGTGCTTCCGGTTTTGGAAGCGCAGCTTAGGCGCGACACCATATCGGAATATGATGGGCGCTTCGTGCGAGCCGTTTCAGGAGTGGACGCCGAGGGCCTTCCCGAGCGTGATGCATTGGTTTTCGCGCGGATCGACGGAGTGCAACCTGTTGGCAATGTCCTGAGAACCCGGATTGAAGGCCATAGTTTACGCCGGTTGCAAGATCGCGGGCTTGTCCAGATTTCAGGGATAACGCCGACAGATGCCAGCCATGTGCTTGGCCAGCAAACCGGCTGGAACGCTGAGGCCGCGCGGATTGCACTGGCCCAGATGGCGCGCAGGCAAACCGGGGCCGGAGAGCGGCTGGCAGGATCGCCAGAGGAACTGGCGCAGATGATTGTTGATCAGCTTACGCATCAGACCGGGGTGGCCTTGCTGGAGACCGCCTTTGCCGAAGAGGGCACGCCATTCGAGGGAGCGCCCGAGCGACTTGCCAGAAACGAGCTGGTGCAGCGAGGGCTTGGCCCACATCGCGGGCTGGTTCGAATTGAAACCGGATTGAACACGCCTGTTGTCGGGCTGGGCGCATCGGCGGCAAACTATTATCCAGCGGTGGGGCAGCGCCTTGGCTGCGAGATGATCCTGCCTGAGCATGGCGGTGTGGCCAATGCCGTGGGTGCGGTTGTCGGCCGGGTGACGATGCGAATGAGCGGGTCGGTCACAAGCCCGTCCGAAGGGCTATACCGGCTTCACGGAGAGGACGGGCCGGAAGATTTTAACGATCCCAAAAAGGCGCTGGACGCGCTTGAGGCCGATTTGCGCCAGCGGGCGGAAGCCGCCGCGCGCGCTGCGGGGGCGGTGGATTTGCAGGTTCAGGCGCTGCACGATGTCCGGCAATCGCGGGTCGAGGGACGCGCGATTTTTGTTGAAGCGATGATTACGGTTGAAGCCTCGGGGCGTCCGCGGATCGCGGCGGAGGCGGGCCGGGGTAACCCCGGCCAATAA
- the hemW gene encoding radical SAM family heme chaperone HemW: protein MADDWEHGGFGIYVHWPFCASKCPYCDFNSHVAVEIDQSRWVRAYLSEIDRYAEDLSGRVLSSIYFGGGTPSLMAPETVEAIITRIRQRWPMANDAEITLEANPGSVEAGRFRGYRAAGVNRVSLGVQALNSVDLKALGRLHSVDEALQAFDIARNCFERVSFDLIYARQNQTLADWQAELRRALAFAVDHLSLYQLTIEPGTAFGDRYSAGRLKGLPDDDAGAEMYEATQDLCGAAGFDAYEVSNHAKPGAESRHNLLYWRYGDYIGVGPGGHGRITQSGTRQATETPLAPNTWLSAAEGGNGESLRRELGGQEQAEEYLMMGLRVSQGVDLQRYNRLSGANLNNDKITSLADLGMIELTQDNLRVTSRGRMVLNAVIRELFTG, encoded by the coding sequence TTGGCTGATGATTGGGAACATGGCGGTTTCGGAATTTATGTGCATTGGCCGTTTTGCGCATCGAAATGCCCCTATTGCGATTTCAACAGCCATGTTGCCGTCGAAATAGATCAGTCTCGCTGGGTTAGAGCCTATTTGAGCGAGATCGACCGCTATGCGGAAGATCTGTCTGGGCGGGTGCTTTCGTCGATCTATTTCGGCGGCGGAACTCCCAGCCTGATGGCGCCCGAAACGGTTGAGGCCATTATTACGCGGATACGGCAACGCTGGCCGATGGCGAATGACGCGGAGATTACGCTGGAGGCCAACCCCGGTTCGGTCGAGGCCGGGCGGTTTCGCGGTTACCGTGCTGCCGGGGTGAACCGGGTTTCGCTTGGTGTTCAGGCGCTGAACAGCGTTGATCTCAAGGCGCTAGGGCGGCTGCATTCCGTTGATGAGGCATTGCAGGCCTTCGATATAGCGCGGAATTGTTTTGAGCGCGTCAGCTTTGATTTGATTTACGCGCGGCAAAACCAGACCCTTGCCGACTGGCAGGCTGAACTTCGCCGCGCGCTGGCATTCGCAGTGGATCACCTTTCGCTTTATCAGCTTACCATAGAGCCGGGCACGGCATTTGGTGATCGCTATAGCGCAGGTCGGCTGAAAGGCTTGCCCGATGATGACGCTGGCGCAGAGATGTATGAGGCCACGCAGGATCTGTGCGGCGCAGCAGGCTTTGACGCATATGAGGTCTCTAACCATGCCAAGCCGGGCGCGGAGTCGCGGCACAACCTGCTTTATTGGCGCTATGGCGATTATATAGGCGTTGGCCCCGGTGGGCATGGGCGCATTACCCAGAGCGGCACGCGCCAAGCGACCGAAACACCGCTCGCCCCGAATACGTGGCTTAGCGCAGCGGAGGGCGGGAATGGTGAGAGCCTGCGCCGGGAACTTGGCGGGCAGGAGCAGGCGGAAGAATACCTCATGATGGGTTTGAGGGTATCGCAAGGTGTTGATTTGCAGCGATATAATCGGCTTTCCGGCGCAAACTTGAACAATGACAAGATTACCTCTCTTGCTGATCTCGGCATGATAGAGCTCACTCAGGACAATCTACGCGTAACCAGCCGTGGCAGGATGGTGCTGAATGCGGTAATCCGAGAACTGTTTACAGGATAA
- the rph gene encoding ribonuclease PH — MRPSGRDLSEMRPVSIETGATKHAEGSCMIKVGDTHVLCTATIEDRVPPFIKGSGLGWVTAEYGMLPRSTTSRMRREASAGKQGGRTVEIQRLIGRSLRAGVDRVALGERQITVDCDVIQADGGTRCASITGGWVALRLAVNKLMKAGDVLSDPLVEPVAAVSCGIYAGQSVLDLDYPEDSEAGVDGNFVMLGNGRLIEVQMSAEGSTFSRAQMDELMALAEAGVGELAALQKAACGA, encoded by the coding sequence ATGCGCCCCTCTGGCAGAGATTTAAGCGAAATGCGCCCGGTTTCAATTGAAACCGGAGCAACAAAACATGCCGAAGGGTCGTGCATGATCAAAGTCGGCGACACGCATGTGCTGTGTACCGCAACGATCGAGGACCGGGTTCCGCCGTTTATCAAGGGCTCTGGCCTTGGCTGGGTCACGGCGGAATACGGGATGCTGCCGCGCTCAACAACGTCGCGGATGCGCCGGGAGGCATCGGCGGGCAAGCAAGGCGGGCGGACCGTCGAAATTCAACGGCTTATCGGGCGTTCATTGCGGGCGGGGGTTGACCGCGTTGCGCTGGGAGAGCGGCAGATCACGGTCGATTGCGATGTGATTCAGGCCGACGGCGGCACGCGTTGTGCCTCCATCACCGGCGGTTGGGTTGCGCTGCGGCTTGCGGTTAACAAGCTGATGAAAGCGGGCGATGTGCTTTCTGATCCGCTGGTAGAGCCGGTTGCGGCGGTGTCTTGCGGAATTTACGCGGGCCAGTCTGTGCTTGATCTGGATTATCCTGAAGACAGCGAAGCCGGGGTAGATGGCAATTTCGTCATGCTGGGCAATGGCCGACTTATTGAAGTCCAGATGAGCGCCGAAGGTTCGACCTTTTCCCGCGCCCAGATGGATGAGTTGATGGCGCTGGCAGAAGCAGGCGTGGGCGAGTTGGCCGCTCTGCAGAAGGCGGCCTGTGGTGCGTAA
- a CDS encoding NAD(P)-dependent oxidoreductase — MAKQPMLKFVTVERDMPEKRVPESRNQDFNEIYAEFAQAKAEEQASRCSQCGVPYCQTHCPLHNNIPDWLRMTATGRIEEAYELAQATNTFPEICGRICPQDRLCEGNCVIEKAGHGTVTIGAVEKYITDTAWEKGWVKPLKPAIERKESVGIIGAGPGGLSAADMLRRAGVQVTVYDRYDRAGGLMMYGIPGFKLEKDVVARRNKQIEDGGVEIVLNCNVGEDISFADIRARHDAVIIATGVYKSRGLQGPGSGAGGIVQALDYLTASNRKGFGDAVPEFDDGTLNADGKQVIVIGGGDTAMDCVRTAVRQGATSVKCLYRRDRENMPGSKREVANAEEEKAEFVWLTAPKAFEGEPVGRAVLQQMRLGAPDATGRRAPEPLPDADYSEAADLVIKALGFEPEDLPTLWNEPELPVTRWGTINAKYGTGETPLDGVYAVGDIMRGASLVVWAIRDGRDSAEAILKRFDAVNKMAAE; from the coding sequence GTGGCGAAACAACCGATGCTGAAATTCGTGACTGTAGAGCGCGACATGCCCGAGAAGCGTGTGCCAGAATCGCGCAATCAGGATTTCAACGAGATTTATGCCGAGTTCGCCCAAGCCAAGGCCGAAGAACAGGCCAGCCGGTGCAGCCAGTGTGGCGTGCCTTATTGTCAGACCCATTGCCCGCTGCACAACAATATCCCCGACTGGTTGCGGATGACGGCAACGGGGCGGATCGAGGAAGCATATGAGCTGGCGCAGGCCACCAATACATTCCCCGAAATCTGTGGCCGGATCTGCCCGCAGGACCGGCTTTGTGAAGGCAATTGCGTGATTGAGAAGGCGGGCCACGGCACGGTGACGATTGGTGCCGTGGAAAAATACATCACCGATACCGCTTGGGAAAAGGGCTGGGTGAAGCCGCTTAAACCAGCGATAGAGCGCAAGGAAAGCGTTGGCATCATCGGTGCCGGGCCGGGCGGGCTTTCGGCGGCGGACATGCTGCGCCGCGCCGGAGTGCAGGTGACGGTCTATGACCGCTATGACCGCGCGGGCGGGTTGATGATGTATGGTATTCCCGGCTTCAAGCTGGAGAAGGATGTTGTGGCGCGGCGCAACAAGCAGATCGAAGACGGCGGTGTAGAAATCGTTTTGAACTGTAATGTCGGTGAAGACATTTCCTTTGCCGACATTCGCGCGCGCCATGATGCGGTGATCATCGCCACCGGGGTTTATAAGTCGCGCGGGCTGCAAGGGCCGGGCAGCGGGGCCGGGGGTATTGTGCAGGCGCTGGACTATCTGACAGCGTCAAACCGCAAGGGTTTTGGCGACGCAGTCCCGGAGTTCGACGATGGCACACTGAACGCCGATGGCAAACAAGTGATCGTGATTGGCGGCGGCGATACGGCGATGGACTGTGTACGCACCGCGGTGCGGCAAGGGGCAACTTCGGTCAAATGCCTATATCGCCGCGACCGGGAGAACATGCCGGGCAGCAAGCGCGAGGTTGCCAATGCCGAGGAGGAAAAGGCCGAATTTGTCTGGCTGACCGCCCCCAAGGCCTTTGAAGGAGAGCCGGTCGGGCGGGCGGTGCTTCAGCAGATGCGCCTTGGTGCGCCTGATGCAACTGGACGCCGCGCACCTGAGCCGTTGCCCGATGCGGATTATTCGGAAGCAGCCGATTTGGTTATCAAGGCGCTTGGGTTCGAGCCGGAAGACTTGCCAACACTTTGGAATGAGCCGGAATTGCCGGTGACGCGCTGGGGCACGATCAATGCGAAATACGGCACCGGCGAGACCCCGCTCGACGGGGTATACGCGGTGGGTGATATCATGCGCGGTGCAAGCCTTGTTGTCTGGGCGATCCGCGATGGGCGCGACAGCGCCGAGGCGATCCTCAAGCGGTTCGACGCCGTTAACAAAATGGCGGCGGAGTGA
- a CDS encoding glutathione S-transferase family protein, with the protein MATLYHVPLSPFCRKVRLSLAEKRIECELIEERYWEQSTDFLRRNPAGKVPVLKIDGMTLSESAAICEYLEEAYPDVSLMPKDPVGRYEVRRLVGWFDDKFHDEVTSKLLYERVNKKVMKQGYPDSKNVKSGSQKIKYHLDYMAWLLDQRRWLAGDVMTLADFAAAAHLSALDYISDVDWHRSDIIKDWYAKIKSRPAFRSILADQVPGFLPPEHYADLDF; encoded by the coding sequence ATGGCCACGCTCTATCATGTTCCGCTGTCGCCGTTTTGTCGCAAAGTGCGGCTGAGCCTTGCTGAAAAACGCATTGAATGCGAGTTGATCGAAGAACGCTATTGGGAACAGAGTACCGATTTCCTACGCCGCAACCCGGCGGGCAAAGTGCCGGTTTTGAAGATCGACGGCATGACGCTTTCGGAAAGCGCGGCAATTTGTGAATATCTTGAGGAAGCCTATCCTGATGTGTCGCTGATGCCGAAAGACCCGGTGGGCCGCTATGAGGTACGGCGGCTTGTTGGTTGGTTCGATGATAAGTTTCATGACGAGGTCACATCGAAGCTGCTTTATGAGCGGGTGAACAAGAAAGTCATGAAGCAAGGCTATCCGGATTCGAAAAACGTAAAATCCGGGTCACAGAAGATCAAGTATCACCTCGATTATATGGCGTGGCTGTTGGACCAACGACGGTGGCTTGCCGGGGATGTCATGACATTGGCAGATTTTGCCGCAGCGGCGCATCTTTCGGCGCTGGACTATATTTCCGATGTGGATTGGCACCGCTCTGACATCATCAAGGATTGGTATGCCAAGATAAAGTCGCGCCCGGCTTTCCGTTCGATCCTCGCCGATCAGGTGCCCGGATTTCTACCGCCCGAGCATTATGCCGATCTCGATTTCTGA
- a CDS encoding YbaN family protein: MRYIWATLGLICVGLGLIGIVLPLLPTVPFMLLAAFFFARSSERMHSWLITHPQFGPAIIDWQEHGAINRRVKWIATGSILVVFAISLALGLKPWLLLLQGSILCLVLVFIWSRPNA; encoded by the coding sequence ATGCGATATATCTGGGCGACATTGGGGTTAATCTGCGTGGGGCTTGGCCTGATCGGGATCGTGTTACCGCTGTTGCCGACCGTTCCATTCATGTTGCTTGCCGCATTCTTTTTCGCGCGCTCTTCCGAGCGGATGCATAGTTGGCTCATCACTCATCCGCAGTTCGGCCCAGCCATTATCGACTGGCAAGAACACGGCGCGATCAATCGCCGGGTGAAATGGATCGCTACCGGCTCTATTCTTGTTGTTTTCGCCATCTCGCTTGCGCTTGGCCTGAAGCCTTGGCTGCTGCTGCTCCAAGGTTCGATCCTGTGCCTCGTGCTGGTCTTTATCTGGTCACGGCCAAACGCTTAG
- the queG gene encoding tRNA epoxyqueuosine(34) reductase QueG: MAERKSSVDLKSRLVEQAVSEGFDLCRICRPWDVPHVPAELAEYLERGYHGSMEWLEARKAWRGDPAALWPEARSVIVLAENYGPEETIDVPESAGIVSIYARNRDYHDVVKKRLKRLARWLIAESGGEVKVFVDTAPVPEKPLAQAAGIGWQGKHTNLVSRELGSWFFLGSIFTTLDLPVDEREIDHCGSCRACIDACPTDAFPEPGKIDARRCISYLTIEHKGPVDEELRALLGNRIYGCDDCLAACPWNKFAETAREMKYHAREDLIAPPLEALAALDDAAFRAKFSGSPIKRIGRERFVRNVLYAIGNSGDGRLAGSAERLLDDPDEVVADAARWAMGRLRK, encoded by the coding sequence ATGGCAGAAAGAAAGAGCAGCGTTGATTTGAAATCCCGGCTTGTGGAGCAGGCGGTTTCGGAAGGGTTTGATCTTTGCCGGATATGCAGGCCATGGGATGTGCCGCATGTTCCAGCCGAATTGGCCGAGTACCTAGAGCGCGGTTATCACGGCAGCATGGAATGGCTGGAAGCGCGCAAAGCCTGGCGCGGTGATCCGGCGGCGCTTTGGCCCGAGGCGCGATCAGTCATTGTTCTGGCTGAGAATTACGGACCGGAAGAAACGATAGATGTGCCGGAGTCCGCTGGAATAGTCTCGATATATGCGCGGAACCGGGACTACCATGACGTCGTGAAGAAGCGGCTTAAGCGGCTTGCACGGTGGCTTATTGCCGAAAGCGGCGGCGAGGTGAAAGTTTTCGTCGATACCGCGCCGGTGCCGGAAAAGCCGCTGGCACAGGCGGCGGGGATTGGTTGGCAAGGCAAGCATACGAATTTGGTGAGCCGTGAGTTGGGAAGCTGGTTTTTCCTTGGCAGCATCTTTACCACGCTGGATTTGCCGGTGGATGAGCGAGAGATAGATCACTGCGGTTCGTGCAGGGCGTGTATTGACGCGTGCCCGACAGATGCGTTCCCTGAACCGGGCAAGATCGACGCGCGGCGCTGCATTTCATACCTGACCATTGAGCACAAAGGCCCGGTTGATGAAGAATTGCGCGCCCTGTTGGGCAACCGGATATATGGCTGTGACGACTGCCTTGCGGCGTGCCCGTGGAACAAGTTTGCGGAGACGGCGCGCGAGATGAAGTATCACGCGCGCGAAGACCTGATTGCGCCGCCGTTGGAGGCGTTGGCCGCGCTGGACGACGCGGCGTTTCGGGCAAAGTTTTCCGGCTCACCGATCAAGCGGATCGGGCGGGAGCGGTTTGTGCGCAATGTTCTTTATGCTATCGGCAATTCGGGCGATGGCAGATTGGCGGGGTCGGCTGAGCGGCTGCTCGACGACCCTGATGAAGTGGTCGCCGACGCGGCGCGATGGGCGATGGGGAGATTACGGAAATGA
- a CDS encoding undecaprenyl-diphosphate phosphatase, which translates to MPLYQLILVALIQGITEFLPVSSSGHLILLPQLTGLQDQGQVIDVAVHVGTLFAVVIYFWSDVKAGLAGTPRMLTGKIDTDGSRLAFLLLIATIPALAIGLFLNLTGLSDQMRSMAVIGWTMLLFGLFLWWADQRGAEEKVDADWTTADAVKMGLWQAVALIPGTSRSGICITAGRLLGYTRQDAAKLSMLMSIPTIFASGALLSIEVAADANVQVAKDGAIAAAFAFVSALIALSLMMRLLRSTSFTPYVAYRVLLGAVLLFLAYR; encoded by the coding sequence ATGCCACTATACCAACTGATTCTCGTCGCGTTGATCCAAGGGATCACCGAATTTCTCCCGGTCTCATCCTCGGGGCATTTGATCCTCCTTCCGCAGCTTACCGGGCTGCAAGACCAAGGTCAGGTGATTGACGTGGCAGTGCATGTGGGGACACTTTTTGCCGTGGTGATCTACTTCTGGAGCGATGTAAAAGCCGGACTCGCGGGCACCCCTCGGATGCTCACCGGCAAGATCGACACCGACGGGTCACGCCTTGCGTTTCTGTTGCTGATCGCCACCATTCCCGCACTCGCTATTGGCCTCTTTCTCAACCTCACCGGGCTTTCTGATCAGATGCGCTCCATGGCGGTCATCGGCTGGACGATGCTGCTTTTCGGCCTGTTCCTCTGGTGGGCCGATCAGCGTGGCGCAGAAGAAAAGGTTGATGCCGACTGGACGACCGCAGATGCGGTCAAAATGGGTCTATGGCAAGCTGTGGCGCTTATTCCCGGTACGTCCCGTTCTGGCATTTGCATAACTGCGGGCCGCCTGTTGGGCTACACTCGGCAGGATGCGGCGAAGCTTTCAATGCTCATGTCCATTCCGACGATCTTCGCCTCGGGCGCATTGCTTTCCATCGAAGTTGCCGCCGACGCGAATGTTCAGGTCGCCAAGGATGGTGCAATCGCCGCTGCGTTTGCCTTCGTCTCTGCCCTTATCGCGCTCAGTCTGATGATGCGTCTGCTGCGCTCAACCAGTTTCACACCATACGTGGCCTACCGCGTCTTGCTTGGCGCCGTGTTGCTCTTCCTGGCCTATCGCTAA